In Electrophorus electricus isolate fEleEle1 chromosome 18, fEleEle1.pri, whole genome shotgun sequence, one genomic interval encodes:
- the LOC113586208 gene encoding sarcoplasmic reticulum histidine-rich calcium-binding protein-like codes for MQKRNEVKPKQQNKEQNDDDEQGDEEQQGDEQQNDEEQQGDEQQNDEEQQGDDEQNDEEQGDEEQNDEEQQGDEEQNDDEQQGDEEQYDDEQGDEEQNDDEQGDEENDEEQQGDEEQNDDEQQGDEEQYDDEQGDEEQNDDEQGDEEQNDEEQQGDEEQNDDEQQGDEEQYDDEQGDEEQNDDKQGDEEQNDEEQQGDEEQGDEEQNHEQEKEEWQVDMEYEDGEKSEPRGTETDLDAPKKDAEDVTERDNRVKFKPDRTGHRKVAFNPSIKHGKVKENKATEEVPGYDDTDTKLGTTHQGKDVYGMDSNKIAFDYEEEENGDFLLKIDRHDDEKVLLKVVEESSHFFTYLVCTVLLVAILYIAYHNKRKIIASIFGSRTSRTSRRQYLADYQRLDQR; via the exons ATGCAGAAACGTAATGAggtaaaaccaaaacaacagaataaaGAGCAGAATGATGACGACGAGCAAGGTGATGAAGAGCAGCAAGGAGATGAACAGCAAAATGATGAAGAGCAGCAAGGAGATGAACAGCAAAATGATGAAGAGCAGCAAGGAGATGATGAGCAGAATGATGAAGAGCAGggtgatgaagagcagaatgatgaagagcagcaaggtgatgaagagcagaatgaTGACGAGCAGCAAGGTGATGAAGAGCAGTATGATGACGAGCAGggtgatgaagagcagaatgaTGACGAGCAGGGTGATGAAGAGAATGATGAAGAGCAGCAAggtgatgaagagcagaatgaTGACGAGCAGCAAGGTGATGAAGAGCAGTATGATGACGAGCAGggtgatgaagagcagaatgaTGACGAGCAGGGTGACGAAGAGCAGAATGATGAAGAGCAGCAAggtgatgaagagcagaatgaTGACGAGCAGCAAGGTGATGAAGAGCAGTATGATGACGAGCAGggtgatgaagagcagaatgaTGACAAGCAGggtgatgaagagcagaatgaTGAAGAGCAGCAAGGTGATGAAGAGCAGggtgatgaagagcagaatcATGAACAGGAAAAAGAGGAATGGCAGGTAGACATGGAGTACGAAGATGGAGAAAAGTCTGAACCAAGAGGCACTGAAACCGACCTTGATGCACCAAAAAAGGATGCAGAGGATGTCACTGAGAGAGACAATCGAGTAAAATTTAAACCAGACCGGACTGGACATCGGAAAGTGGCATTCAACCCTTCGATAAAACATGGCAAAGTCAAAGAAAACAAGGCAACGGAGGAGGTGCCTGGATATGATGACACCGACACTAAGCTTGGTACAACACACCAGGGCAAAGATGTTTATGGCATGGACAGTAATAAAATTGCTTTTGattatgaagaagaagaaaatggagATTTCTTACTTAAGATTGATAGGCATGATGACGAGAAAGTGCTGTTGAAAGTTGTGGAGGAGAGCAGTCACTTTTTTACCTACCTCGTCTGCACGGTACTGCTGGTTGCCATCCTTTACATTGCATATCACAACAAGCGTAAG ATCATTGCATCCATCTTTGGATCAAGGACATCAAGGACCTCGCGGAGACAGTATTTGGCAGACTATCAGAGACTCGATCAGCGC TGA
- the tgoln2 gene encoding trans-Golgi network integral membrane protein TGN38, producing the protein MCKIFPCILFSRLSHKITMRLTLLFLVLACLCSSQGTAIEGAPAADSQGSGSQKGPSQQERLTNAVAQDNKIQNNVLEQDSDLSQKLKTAIVTQKITTENHTLQVIQENNPIPAVKLNDSLDDEAKSVGKTDGTVDNKSKSADSKMDNKSKSADSKMDNKSKSADSKMDNKSKSADSKMDHMPDDEPSSIDKTHGKVKNKPEDKLKSDNQPEQPKSAVKFSDKTEQPKSAVKLNDQTEQPKSAVKLNDQTEQPKSAVKLNDQTEQPKSAEELNDQTEQPKSADKLVGKVDEKPKSEKEKDTATTDKWRAESQGTKPESEAPGRGVVEGEGNEVDDVTLEEEGDEEEDGGLNKSDKSGGQPFNPQPQEESSHFFAYLVCMALLVAVLYVGYHNKRKIIAFVLEGRRSKASRRPKTADYQKLDQH; encoded by the exons ATGTGTAAGATTTTTCCGTGTATATTATTTTCTCGTTTGTCACATAAAATCACAATGCGGTTAACTTTACTGTTCTTGGTTCTGGCGTGCTTGTGTAGTTCTCAAG gTACAGCCATAGAAGGTGCCCCTGCAGCAGACAGCCAAGGGAGTGGGTCACAAAAAGGTCCAAGTCAACAAGAAAGGTTGACGAATGCAGTAGCACAAGACAACAAAATTCAGAATAATGTGTTAGAGCAAGATTCTGATCTTAGTCAAAAACTAAAGACAGCCATAGTGACCCAAAAAATCACAACAGAAAATCACACCCTGCAAGTCATACAAGAGAACAATCCAATACCAGCAGTCAAGCTGAATGACAGTCTGGACGATGAGGCAAAATCAGTGGGAAAAACAGACGGCACAGTGGACAACAAGTCGAAATCAGCAGATAGCAAGATGGACAACAAGTCGAAATCAGCAGATAGCAAGATGGACAACAAGTCGAAATCAGCAGACAGCAAGATGGACAACAAGTCGAAATCAGCAGACAGCAAGATGGACCACATGCCAGACGATGAGCCGAGCTCAATAGACAAAACGCACGGCAAGGTCAAAAACAAGCCAGAGGACAAGCTGAAATCAGATAACCAACCAGAACAGCCAAAATCAGCAGTCAAATTCAGTGACAAAACAGAACAGCCAAAATCAGCAGTCAAATTGAATGACCAAACAGAACAGCCAAAATCAGCAGTCAAATTGAATGACCAAACAGAACAGCCAAAATCAGCAGTCAAATTGAATGACCAAACAGAACAGCCAAAATCAGCAGAAGAATTGAATGACCAAACAGAACAGCCAAAATCAGCAGACAAGCTGGTGGGCAAAGTGGATGAGAAGCcaaaatcagaaaaagaaaaggacacaGCTACTACAGATAAGTGGAGAGCTGAATCACAAGGCACCAAGCCTGAAAGTGAAGCCCCAGGAAGGGGTGTCGTTGAGGGTGAGGGTAACGAGGTAGATGATGTTACTTTAGAAGAAGAAGGAGACGAGGAAGAGGATGGGGGCTTGAATAAATCAGATAAGAGTGGGGGTCAGCCATTTAACCCGCAGCCACAGGAGGAGAGCAGTCACTTCTTTGCCTACCTCGTGTGCATGGCATTGTTGGTTGCCGTCCTCTACGTTGGATATCACAACAAGCGCAAA atcaTTGCTTTTGTGCTTGAGGGCAGAAGGTCAAAGGCCTCACGCAGACCCAAAACGGCAGACTATCAGAAACTTGATCAACAC TGA
- the stambpb gene encoding STAM binding protein b isoform X1 → MLDHADTSLSPEERVRALTKKGSAVDVNGAVPARRYFRSGMEMIRMAHVYGEEGNLEHAFVLYNKYITLFIEKLPKHPEYKLSNIPEKKDTLKRLKEIAFPQAEELKKCLLRRYEKEYAEYLAKKREEEAALARELSRQRELEAERRRVADLQRRQLEQEQFSAFEEMIRRQESERERRRVLHEFSVPASPPGDTPLIPGIQGPPLPYPQSPTPPQSPQCASSNNSTPSAPATPTPAPPPTFDRSLKPGSLNRPVNSTLVDGLRQVAVPSELCSKFLHLANSNTTRAVETCGILCGRLNRNAFTVTHVIVPKQCGGPDYCDTENEEELFLVQDQHNLITLGWIHTHPTQTAFLSSVDLHTHCSYQLMLPEAIAIVCSPKFNETGYFRLTDYGMEEISTCTQKGFHPHPKEPPLFTGGSHIVITESTVAMLDLR, encoded by the exons ATGCTGGACCACGCCGACACTAGTTTGAGCCCTGAGGAGCGGGTGCGTGCCCTCACCAAGAAGGGCAGCGCTGTGGACGTGAACGGGGCCGTGCCGGCCCGCCGCTACTTCCGCTCGGGCATGGAGATGATCCGCATGGCGCACGTCTACGGCGAGGAGGGTAACCTGGAACACGCCTTCGTCCTGTACAACAAATACATCAC GCTTTTTATTGAGAAGCTCCCCAAACATCCTGAATACAAACTATCCAACATCCCAGAAAAGAAGGACACTCTTAAG AGGCTGAAGGAGATCGCCTTCCCTCAAGCTGAAGAGCTGAAGAAATGCCTGCTAAGAAGATACGAGAAAGAATATGCAGAGTATCTTGCCAAAAAG cgggAGGAGGAGGCAGCTTTGGCCCGTGAGCTGTCCCGGCAGAGGGAGCTGGAGGCGGAGAGGAGACGTGTGGCGGACCTGCAGCGGaggcagctggagcaggagcagtTCAGCGCCTTCGAGGAGATGATCCGGCGGCAGGAGAGTGAGCGTGAGCGCCGACGTGTGCTCCATGAGTTCTCCGTGCCGGCCTCGCCCCCCGGCGACACTCCACTTATCCCTGGCATCCAGGGCCCACCGCTGCCTTACCCACAGTCACCCACTCCCCCTCAGAGCCCACAGTGTGCCTCCTCCAATAACAGCACGCCATCGGCACCAGCCACGCCTACTCCAGCTCCTCCCCCGACCTTTGACCGCTCACTCAAACCAGGCTCCCTCAACAGGCCAGTCAACA GTACGTTGGTGGACGGACTGAGGCAGGTGGCCGTCCCCTCTGAGCTCTGCAGCAAGTTCCTGCACCTGGCCAACAGCAACACCACGCGAGCTGTGGAGACATGCGGAATTCTCTGCGGCCGACTG AACAGGAACGCGTTCACGGTGACGCACGTGATAGTGCCTAAGCAGTGCGGAGGCCCCGATTACTGCGACACCGAGAACGAGGAGGAGCTGTTCCTGGTGCAGGACCAGCACAACCTGATCACGCTGGGCTGGATACAT ACACATCCGACGCAGACGGCCTTCCTCTCCAGCGTTGACCTTCACACTCACTGCTCCTACCAGCTCATGCTGCCAGAAGCCATCGCCATCGTCTGCTCGCCCAAATTCAACGA GACGGGCTACTTCAGACTTACCGACTACGGCATGGAGGAGATCTCCACATGTACCCAGAAAGGCTTTCACCCTCACCCCAAAGAGCCCCCTCTCTTTACC GGTGGCAGCCATATTGTGATCACGGAGAGCACCGTCGCGATGTTAGACTTGCGCTGA
- the stambpb gene encoding STAM binding protein b isoform X2, with product MLDHADTSLSPEERVRALTKKGSAVDVNGAVPARRYFRSGMEMIRMAHVYGEEGNLEHAFVLYNKYITLFIEKLPKHPEYKLSNIPEKKDTLKRLKEIAFPQAEELKKCLLRRYEKEYAEYLAKKREEEAALARELSRQRELEAERRRVADLQRRQLEQEQFSAFEEMIRRQESERTLVDGLRQVAVPSELCSKFLHLANSNTTRAVETCGILCGRLNRNAFTVTHVIVPKQCGGPDYCDTENEEELFLVQDQHNLITLGWIHTHPTQTAFLSSVDLHTHCSYQLMLPEAIAIVCSPKFNETGYFRLTDYGMEEISTCTQKGFHPHPKEPPLFTGGSHIVITESTVAMLDLR from the exons ATGCTGGACCACGCCGACACTAGTTTGAGCCCTGAGGAGCGGGTGCGTGCCCTCACCAAGAAGGGCAGCGCTGTGGACGTGAACGGGGCCGTGCCGGCCCGCCGCTACTTCCGCTCGGGCATGGAGATGATCCGCATGGCGCACGTCTACGGCGAGGAGGGTAACCTGGAACACGCCTTCGTCCTGTACAACAAATACATCAC GCTTTTTATTGAGAAGCTCCCCAAACATCCTGAATACAAACTATCCAACATCCCAGAAAAGAAGGACACTCTTAAG AGGCTGAAGGAGATCGCCTTCCCTCAAGCTGAAGAGCTGAAGAAATGCCTGCTAAGAAGATACGAGAAAGAATATGCAGAGTATCTTGCCAAAAAG cgggAGGAGGAGGCAGCTTTGGCCCGTGAGCTGTCCCGGCAGAGGGAGCTGGAGGCGGAGAGGAGACGTGTGGCGGACCTGCAGCGGaggcagctggagcaggagcagtTCAGCGCCTTCGAGGAGATGATCCGGCGGCAGGAGAGTGAGC GTACGTTGGTGGACGGACTGAGGCAGGTGGCCGTCCCCTCTGAGCTCTGCAGCAAGTTCCTGCACCTGGCCAACAGCAACACCACGCGAGCTGTGGAGACATGCGGAATTCTCTGCGGCCGACTG AACAGGAACGCGTTCACGGTGACGCACGTGATAGTGCCTAAGCAGTGCGGAGGCCCCGATTACTGCGACACCGAGAACGAGGAGGAGCTGTTCCTGGTGCAGGACCAGCACAACCTGATCACGCTGGGCTGGATACAT ACACATCCGACGCAGACGGCCTTCCTCTCCAGCGTTGACCTTCACACTCACTGCTCCTACCAGCTCATGCTGCCAGAAGCCATCGCCATCGTCTGCTCGCCCAAATTCAACGA GACGGGCTACTTCAGACTTACCGACTACGGCATGGAGGAGATCTCCACATGTACCCAGAAAGGCTTTCACCCTCACCCCAAAGAGCCCCCTCTCTTTACC GGTGGCAGCCATATTGTGATCACGGAGAGCACCGTCGCGATGTTAGACTTGCGCTGA
- the stambpb gene encoding STAM binding protein b isoform X3, giving the protein MLDHADTSLSPEERVRALTKKGSAVDVNGAVPARRYFRSGMEMIRMAHVYGEEGNLEHAFVLYNKYITLFIEKLPKHPEYKLSNIPEKKDTLKRLKEIAFPQAEELKKCLLRRYEKEYAEYLAKKREEEAALARELSRQRELEAERRRVADLQRRQLEQEQFSAFEEMIRRQESTLVDGLRQVAVPSELCSKFLHLANSNTTRAVETCGILCGRLNRNAFTVTHVIVPKQCGGPDYCDTENEEELFLVQDQHNLITLGWIHTHPTQTAFLSSVDLHTHCSYQLMLPEAIAIVCSPKFNETGYFRLTDYGMEEISTCTQKGFHPHPKEPPLFTGGSHIVITESTVAMLDLR; this is encoded by the exons ATGCTGGACCACGCCGACACTAGTTTGAGCCCTGAGGAGCGGGTGCGTGCCCTCACCAAGAAGGGCAGCGCTGTGGACGTGAACGGGGCCGTGCCGGCCCGCCGCTACTTCCGCTCGGGCATGGAGATGATCCGCATGGCGCACGTCTACGGCGAGGAGGGTAACCTGGAACACGCCTTCGTCCTGTACAACAAATACATCAC GCTTTTTATTGAGAAGCTCCCCAAACATCCTGAATACAAACTATCCAACATCCCAGAAAAGAAGGACACTCTTAAG AGGCTGAAGGAGATCGCCTTCCCTCAAGCTGAAGAGCTGAAGAAATGCCTGCTAAGAAGATACGAGAAAGAATATGCAGAGTATCTTGCCAAAAAG cgggAGGAGGAGGCAGCTTTGGCCCGTGAGCTGTCCCGGCAGAGGGAGCTGGAGGCGGAGAGGAGACGTGTGGCGGACCTGCAGCGGaggcagctggagcaggagcagtTCAGCGCCTTCGAGGAGATGATCCGGCGGCAGGAGA GTACGTTGGTGGACGGACTGAGGCAGGTGGCCGTCCCCTCTGAGCTCTGCAGCAAGTTCCTGCACCTGGCCAACAGCAACACCACGCGAGCTGTGGAGACATGCGGAATTCTCTGCGGCCGACTG AACAGGAACGCGTTCACGGTGACGCACGTGATAGTGCCTAAGCAGTGCGGAGGCCCCGATTACTGCGACACCGAGAACGAGGAGGAGCTGTTCCTGGTGCAGGACCAGCACAACCTGATCACGCTGGGCTGGATACAT ACACATCCGACGCAGACGGCCTTCCTCTCCAGCGTTGACCTTCACACTCACTGCTCCTACCAGCTCATGCTGCCAGAAGCCATCGCCATCGTCTGCTCGCCCAAATTCAACGA GACGGGCTACTTCAGACTTACCGACTACGGCATGGAGGAGATCTCCACATGTACCCAGAAAGGCTTTCACCCTCACCCCAAAGAGCCCCCTCTCTTTACC GGTGGCAGCCATATTGTGATCACGGAGAGCACCGTCGCGATGTTAGACTTGCGCTGA